A region from the Acyrthosiphon pisum isolate AL4f chromosome A1, pea_aphid_22Mar2018_4r6ur, whole genome shotgun sequence genome encodes:
- the LOC107882712 gene encoding uncharacterized protein LOC107882712 produces the protein MIVLCNYTNHNTMISYKVLIALTVTYITCCSSSTDTDITDKDRCYDCYEKLYGVGFSHHSGLINYCFTQQFLFKTDVNEEHENKPLNHANEEHESKTLDREFLQLLL, from the exons ATGATCGTTCTTTGTAATTATACGAACCATAACACTATGATTtcttataaagttttaatagCATTAACTGTGACATATATCACATGCTGCAGTAGTAGTACAGATACAGATATTACAGATaaag aTAGGTGCTATG ATTGCTATG AAAAATTATATGGTGTTGGATTTTCGC atcatTCGGGATTAATAAACTACTGCTTTACACAACaatttt TATTTAAAACAGATGTGAATGAAGAGCACGAAAATAAACCGTTGAACC ATGCGAATGAAGAGCACGAAAGTAAAACATTGGATCGTgagtttttacaattattattatag
- the LOC107882711 gene encoding uncharacterized protein LOC107882711 encodes MPKIKENVIEENKLPYKLKAKERSKPVFKFDMKKIIKERQAESEFWKKYAEIDKEMKVVDVLFQKEVNNTFNQSNDKLVLPTFGVVIFDPSKFNVSFEENSDITGSYYSQQLLLMSIEKDGLEANIIFNNLRKSNWSPVFEDVQRILSNWGADLNSLTNSTLLKCQINDCKNFERHNFELVMKFIFYNIEKNNKTFSEDELLTLAQYIAKISFDQYCGQMINVIQQLFSACIEIALQEDDDASIITFAQGLYSQYNTKLLKMVVGLFLPLKGKIMKKVYSYITFKLYKSLLERTNNMSAFPTDIKEWFVQDLVDKDFFNRRPIKLLDRLIRLLEHVVIVFDLYRDEKKLSEMYDFLNAMVKPTGLSDSLKLVNILDQWRLQLFRLHVNRKNVEF; translated from the exons atgccaaaaattaaggaaaatgtTATTGAAGAAAACAAACTTCCTTATAAATTGAAGGCCAAAGAAAGAAGTAAACCAGTTTTCAAAtttgatatgaaaaaaattataaaagaaagaCAAGCTGAGAgtgaattttggaaaaaatatgcTGAAATTGATAAAGAGATGAAAGTTGTTGATGTTTTGTTTCAAAAAGAAGTGAACAATACTTTTAACCAAAGTAATGATAAACTTGTATTACCAACGTTTGGAGTTGTTATATTTGATCCCTCTAAGTTTAATGTAAGCTTTGAAGAGAATTCTGATATAACAGGATCATATTATTCGCAACAGCTACTTCTAATGTCAATTGAGAAAGATGGACTTGAAgccaacattatttttaataatctgaGGAAATCAAATTGGTCGCCAGTATTTGAA GATGTTCAACGAATTTTATCAAACTGGGGAGctgatttgaattcattgaCTAATAGTACACTATTAAAGTGTCAAATAAACGATTGCAAGAACTTTGAACGGCACAATTTTGAATTGGTaatgaaattcattttttataatatagagaaaaataataagacatttAGTGAAGATGAACTACTAACATTGGCACAGTATATTGCCAAAATATCCTTTGATCAGTATTGTGGACAAATGATAAATgttatacaacaattatttagtgCTTGTATTGAAATTGCATTACAAGAAGACGATGATGCTTCTATCATAACATTTGCTCAAGGATTGTACTCGCAATATAATACTAAACTACTTAAAATGGTTGTTGGTCTATTCCTTCCTTTAAAAGGAAAGATAATGAAAaaagtatatagttatataacattCAAACTATATAAGTCACTTTTAGAAAGAACCAACAACATGAGTGCATTTCCAACCGATATTAAAGAATg GTTTGTTCAAGACTTGGTGGATAAAGATTTTTTCAATAGACgaccaataaaattattagaccGTCTTATTCGGCTGTTGGAACATGTCGTCATTGTTTTTGATTTGTACAGGGATGAAAAAAAACTGAGTGAAATGTATGACTTTTTGAATGCCATGGTAAAACCAACTGGATTATCAGATTCTCTGAAACTGGTTAATATATTGGATCAATGGAGGTTACAGTTATTCCGTTTACATGTAAATCGTAAGAATGTTGAATTCTAA